A stretch of DNA from Babesia bovis T2Bo chromosome 2, whole genome shotgun sequence:
TAGGTATATCACAACCCAATTATCTAAACAACAGGATACTGCCAGGGGATGGCATTTATCGCAGGAATGCtcgtaatatatatggatGAAGAAGATGCGTTCTACACAATGGTACGAACAAAGTATGCTAATACGATGTGCAACAGATAAGTGTGATGGAGAAACACGATATCAATAAGTTCTTTCTCCCTcaaatgaaacatttgGAAAAATATTGCCATGTCCTGGACCTATATCTTAACCGCAAGATGAACCAATTATACCTCCATCTACAAAAGAACAATGTCAACACCAAAATAATCGCATCACAGTGGTTCCTCACACTGTTTACCTACAGCTTCTCAGTAGAAACAGCCGCCATATTGTGGGATGCAATATTAGCCATGGAAGATAATTATGTACTATCGATCGCCGTAGCCATCTTCAAACTTCTCGAGGTATGGATACATTCTAATGATTAACACACTGTAGGGGATACTGATCAACGCCAAACAAGATGAACTACAAGATATCCTGAAAGATCTAACGCCATACGTATCTGCAAGGGTGATATTACGCCACATAGATAAACAAAAGTATCAGAAGGAAACTACAAAGCTATTTAAACATTATTATCAAAAGTAGCCAAAGCAGATAATAAATCTGTCACCTCAGTGTAATCATTCACATAATACATCGCCTTAGTCGGTTTCATTCCAACCGTAACCGAAATGTAACCCGAATTACGACGGGCATTTTCAATGTTTGTAGCAGCACCGTGAACACGATGCTCCAAGGTCTCAAGTGCCTTGAACATCTCTTCATCTGAACGATGATCACCTACACAAAGAATAAAGTCAAAATCGCCATATATGCGACAATAGTTTTCTGCGATATTTAATAAAGTAGCACCCTTGTTAACCCCGCGAAGACAAACGTGAACGTTCCATTTAGTACGTTGGACATCCACAGGATAAGGTGCCATCACCTGCTTCAAAACTGTCAACAATTCTACAGATTGTGTAGCACTAAATTCGGGATCAGAATGATGGTATTGGAAAACCACCATGACGTCCATATTCTCAATGTAACTGCCAGGAGTGCGATGAGCATACTGCTCCATTATCTGAAGAGCTATTACTTTCCATCTGTCGTCAACATTTTCGACCATGCAATTCCACTTCCCGCCAGTAAGGAATGGAATCTTATAAAAGTAGCCATACCCTGCACATAAACCCAGGTTAGGTAAATCGGGAAACCAAGTCTCCAAGCAGTCCCTGTTCCGCCCACTTATAGCAACAACTATATTGAGCGGGTTAGAAGATAAAATACGAATGTTGTCTACATTAGATTCCATAGGAGATAGGTGGAAACGAATCCGCTGCTCGCAATCCTGAGGAGAACGAGGAGGTATATCCCATAAACTAGGACACATTGTACCCTCACAATCAATCATAATCAAACGGCGAACCGAACTGTGGTAACGTTGCAATACTAAATCTTTATCTAACAGCTGAAACGTGCTTGGAACAGAATATGTCTTGTAGTTGTTGCCAAACCCCCAAGTTAAGTGAAGCATATCCGGTCGCTTACGTGCAAAATGCATCTCACGAACAAAATGATCAACCCATGCAACGGTATCGCTGCTCATTACATATTCAAAATCGTGAAGAGCAACCTCCGCACGTTCCTCAGAGCTATAGCACATCGCCCTGTCCAAAGCCTCAACCACACTCTCAATATGCCAAGGATTGACACGAATAGCTGACAATAACATCTTACTAAACCCAACAAATTCACTCAAAATCACAGAACCAGATCTACCGCGACGGCAGTAGATGTACTCTAAAGCTCGCATGTTAATACCACCGCGAATTGATGTGTCTAAAAGGCAATCAGCAACAGCAAATAACACAAAACGCCGTTCTGGACAGACGTTAAACTCTAAAACAACATGAGTTATGCCATATGCAGAGTTGATCTCATCAACAATGGCTAGCAATTTCACAACCTCCTCGCGACGACATTCCCAAAGAGTGTCCGTTGCACATACATATTGAACCAACAGAACCTTACCACGGGATACAGGATAACTCTCCAAATACTTTCTAAAAGCTTTAAACTTCAAAAACAAACCGGCTAGACGAATGTCACGATCTACAGAAGCAATGACAAAACGATCTTGCCATTCAGCACGGAACGAACTGACGAGTTCTTGCACGCTTTGCTCATCTAACATAAACTCAAGCAAGTCAGGTTGTATGTGACTGTGGGATAACAAAATCATAACATCACGACCATTGTACTCAATACCAAGCATTCCGCCAACCCTAGAACTATGATCAAGACCAAGAAGACGCTTGCAGCATGTCAAAAAGTGACGTGCGTAATCGAAAAATTGAAAACCTATCAAATCAGCACATAACATACTTCGTAATATAGCCTCACGAACAGCTGAGCACAAAAATAAATTGGATGATGGAAACATGGCGTGCATAAAAACACCAATATTGGCACGTTTCATACGCCGAGTTATAAAATGAGGTACCATTAACAATTTATAATCATGTACCCAGAAAAAATCATCCTCAGAACCATGAGTTGCAGCAAGATCAGCATAATGCTGATTCATTCCGACATAGGCATTCCAAAGCTCCCAACTGAACTCACGCTGCTCATCCACATTCCATAAACCGatattataaaacaaaTTCCACAGGTGCTCCTTACAAAAACGTAAAGCACCAGATAAGATGTCTATTGGAATGAACACAGGAATGCAGTCATGCTCAAGTAACAAAATACGCAACTCATCCTTCTCCGATTCGCTGAAATTGCCACCAGATGATTCGCCGCTAACATCATTGGAGCTTGAATCACAATCAGTCTCTATCAAACATGAACCGACAAAACGCATCTTATTTCTACAGCGTTTCCTTATCTTCCACAGCGTAGTAGTCAACGGGGTATTGGACTCACGAATGGCAAATACACCATCAGCACCTCGATAAACTTGAATAGGTAACCTAGAAGACACAAAGTATACAGTAGCATTGGGATCAACATCTAACCCGTGCAACTTTTGAATTGCACAAAGAGAATCTGTACCGCTGGGAGCATTTTCCGGCCCAATGGGATGCAAAGGTGGTACACCGGCGTCAGATTTCGCAGTGTATTGTTCACGGTAGTAGCCGTAATCATCCTCTACAATCATGTTTTGACCAGTTGGCTCAACGTGACGAATGGAATCCTCGTGCCATTGTACAAAACCACCCAAGTCATTCAACACAACATAACGGTACTCACGGCGCTCCTTCAAAGGAAGACTAGCAGGCGTGCGAGAAGTCCACACATCATCTACAGTGCTAATACGTTGCAATTCATGACATGCGTTAATATCCCAGTTGCCGAGCGAAGGATGGTCGCCAACAACAGCAAGACGTCGACCAAAGTCAAGATTCCCTTGACAACGAAAATGAACAGATGTAAAGTGAGCCATATTTCATATCATACAGATGGTCTACACATTGGTCACACATTCAATGAGCTGATGCAATCCATGTAAAATTGGCAGACACACAGTCCGAATACTTTCATCATGAATGCGGAGACATGATACAAAACACAGACTTCCAAGTTTTAAACATATaagaaatataatgaaCAGACAAAAACCGTTCAACAGCTATATGGCTCACATGTAACACGGTTGTACGGACACTATATTAAAAGGGATCTAAATTCGTTACCAAGTAACATTAAAGTATATTTAACGAAATGTTGTTATCTTAAcaaaaaataatataaacggAATATGTATCTCTATGAGGAAGGATAACGAGACCCTACGCcaatatgtaacatacgGCATGAGGAATCACCAAAAGCACATTAAGACACAAAATGATTTgaattttaaaattaaaaaaacatataacaatTAATAACATTCCACTCTAGCCGGTGAATGGTTTTAAATCATCTATGCTTGTTTATCAACGGAATCGTGTGTTAACCTTGACATATGTATAACGAACAGCAGCACGACGCTTCACTAACTTGGCGCGGTAATAACAAACCGGGCGAATAGAGAAGAATAATTTGTATTTACATTCGTTATCAGATAAGACAGGTTGCCTTTTTGATCCCTTAGTAGAATCAACGGCATGGGTAGGTCCGTGCGCCGCCTTTACATCCTTCTGGGAATTATGAGATAACTCATTATCCTTTGTATTACCACCGGCTATATGCGATGTACCTGCTTCACGTGGCGTATCCAACTCACTGTCATCTGCCTTTGACGTTGTAGAGTCACCATGAGAAAACAATACGGAAACGTACATACGCAGTACATCTTCAGGTGTCAAAGTTGTATTTCCTGTTTTACCTTTCAGAGCCGATGTAAGAGAAGAAATGGCGTGGAACACTTGATCGTCAACTGTATTTTGAATAAGTCAAATAAAATAGAGGCAATTGTGTAGCACGGATGGCCGAGCGGTCAAAGGCGCCAGACTCAAGTTCTGGTGGGCGAGAGTCCTCGTGGGTTCGAATCCCACTTCGTGCAAATTTTAACTATCGCATATCATACATGTAATACCAATTACAACGCCAATAGaacaaatataataaacctACCTTTGATTTCTGGTATTGGAGTCGGTCCAGGTGATGTTGACTGCGACTTAGGCGATGATATAGGAGAGGCCGCCTTTTCAGAAATCCCTGCCGAGTGCTTTAAATCTGGAGCAGATAAAATTGGTGTATCAGATCCGTTGCTTGGTGTGGCAGCGATTGCTATAGGTGACACAACAGTAGGCGCCACGGGAACGGCAGGAATTACTTCAACAGGAGGATAATACGCCCGGATGTTGTCAAACATAAGGGGTGATTCGGCATTATTAGGGTGCTGGGCATATTGTAATATCTCATAACATAGCTTATGTTGACGTCCAGACTCAGAAGAAGGAACCTCTTTAATTTGTACTGGATTCAAACCCTTGCGTAGCATAAAACCCTGAGCCACTAACGTAGCCTATATCACATTTGCTATTATTATGAAAAACTAACCTCATGAATGGGAGAAACATCGATATTCGATACTAGGAGTGAAAATAAAATTAGACACAATGCATTAAAATCAAGCTCAGCGAACCTCAAACAACTGTCTTCAACCAAATTCAAGTAATACAGCTTGGAGGAATTACTAGAAGGAGCCATACTACTCAGTCTTTCGAATTTCAAATCTTCTTTAGTTGCGCTTGGAGCAGTTGAATTAGAACCGAAACCTCTGCGTGAAGATCGTTCGGTGGCACTGCGCGTAGTCCATGAGTTCGTGAGTTTAGAGTCATTCTTCTGTTCTATATTCTTCGTTAAAGAATCTCCATCAAACATAAACGGAATTAAACGCTCATTCTCTAGCAATGTAGTCCACAATGCCTTGTTAACATAAAATTCCAAACAATGAAAAATGTGATTGCTCCTTGGTTCCGTTAAACGTAATGCATCATCATGTGCAAAAAGATGCTTGGCGTAGGCATATGAAGCACCAATCAATATTAAGTCATTGGGATCAATTAAGTGAAACTTGAGTAAGACATTGTCCAATACAATGTTGTAATGAGGCAAATCAGAACGCACAAGACCAAGGCCAGATAATAGTATTAAACTTCTCTTTGGAAGTTCCTCAATCGCAGAAGCCAAACGGAATAAAATCAGACGTGTCAACGCTGTTTTTGTATCAAAACTGTAACCTAATTTTACCAAAACACAAATCAATGATAACGCGCACTCAGCACTTAAAAACTCAGCCTCTTCGGTCAGTAACATTAGAATTTTCCTTACGTATGTTAAGTTCAATGTAGATGAACCCTTGAAAGAGGCAATTAATAATACAAGGTCTTCATTTGACAACATTCCAAGAACGTTCACATTGTTCAAGTGGGTACTAACATGTTGCAGTAAAAACTCATTTGTGAAAACTCCAGCTGACGTGCCAAAATGTAAGACCGGTGGTGAGCTAATGATATCATTGCAGCATTCTATGTATTCTTGGCATAGGGCAACGCAAACGGGGCGTAAAAATGTCTCCGCtttcatataatataaaatacgCAAAAGTGAAACAATTGTAGCACCCGTAATTGGACGAATTCCCTCGTTAGCTGAGTTGATTATTCGTGCCATACGCTCCCGTACAACCTTATCATCTCTTACGCCCCCGCCCAAAAAGGACGGCAGTGACATGTATGCCCAAAGACCTCCACGGTTCAATCCCTTAGGAACAAAATTCTTTAATATTGAAGTAGGTATTTGGTGGAAAACGGTGGGTTTGGATAGGCTGCTAACCAGAGCAGATGCCACACCTACAGATAGTGTCTCAGCCTTATGCAATAGCTCATCCGCCTTCGCTGTGTTGTAACCTATATCTCCATTAGAAAATTGATATGACAAGTTAAAATAGCCTTGTGCTTATGTAAATAGGTTCCTATAAATACACGTGCTGATGGCGTGAATTACCAAATGTTACATTGATTTTTGACAACGCAATACTTTTTGTACGTTAAATACTTCACAGCAACGGGATGTTATAGTAACATAATCTAAATGTGGATATAGATGAAATACCTTTAATTGCAGCTGCGAAATCATGGCTCAAAAGTTCGTAAGCCACCCCTTTCTTCTCGAAACGCAATACAAGCATGTACTCCCGATCCGTGAATGGTCCCGATTCAATAAGATCGACTAACTTCACCGAAATAGAAGGGCGCCTCGTAAATGTACACATTGAAAAAATGTCATTGAGAAACCCTATGAGCACCTGATGCTACGaaatatagaaacaataTTATAATCACTTACAGTAAACATACGGGGTAATTTTGGCTGAACCTTTTCATCTTTAGCAGCGGTGGCTGTTAGACATTCAGCAGTTGATCCTTTATTTAGAGCATTGTTGGCGGATTCACGTTTAGGTGATGACATATTGGAAGTATAATAAGCACAATATCAAAAAGAGACATCTAATACTACTACACAACCTTCTATAAATAAGACTCCAGTGGTATGCAATTGGTGTTTACCCGGCCTTTAATCAGGAATCTACCGGATCTTTCAAAACGTACACAAAGTAAGCTACCTTATGTGATCCGGAGGTTGGTGACAAGTTATATACAGTCCTCAACAAACGTATCATAAATCAACTACTATCAGAACGAATAGATATACATCTTGTGTCTATACGACAACGTCGACGCAAGTTTTATAAGGCCAATAACTACAGAATCAAACAAATCGGAAGGGAGAGGCTTCAGAAGTACTACGTTGTAAATACTTTTTGTCAAATTTGATGAACCTCGGATGAATTTTATGAGAGATTGCGTATGTGTCTCTTATTACTACAGTAGTTGCAATGTTCCTGGTCTGTGGACGCAGGTAGACGCCACTAGTAGAAGATGAAAACATATAGTACCAGGATATATAGTCATTGTTGACATCATATAACTTCGTCCAATATTCAAAGATGTATGATAGCATACTATGTGTGCATCTTGCgagaatatattataaaacaCAACGTGCCGTACGATTCAGTGATGTGTATATCCTGAGGCAATAGTCATAATAAAAACCAGATGTTATCTTCTACAGACTATAATCATTCTGTATATGTATTTAGCAATTTATTTGTTGTTAAAAACTGTCGCGGGTGTGTTAGACTTAGATTACAGCCTTTACCAATCTAGGGATAACAGCCTAGCTtctttttaatatatagattatatacaaacacCAGCATTAAAATCAAATATACTATTGTAAGTCAAATAAACCTATGATTAGAAATAAATATGGCAATGTGCAAATCTTTTCTAATTACTTGGTACGGAGCAGTTACAccaatataatatcaaggttatatatttttgcTTTTATTGGTAAATGCGGTGAAAATTGGCTGTGTAAATTCAAGAATA
This window harbors:
- a CDS encoding Glycosyltransferase 20 family protein, which produces MAHFTSVHFRCQGNLDFGRRLAVVGDHPSLGNWDINACHELQRISTVDDVWTSRTPASLPLKERREYRYVVLNDLGGFVQWHEDSIRHVEPTGQNMIVEDDYGYYREQYTAKSDAGVPPLHPIGPENAPSGTDSLCAIQKLHGLDVDPNATVYFVSSRLPIQVYRGADGVFAIRESNTPLTTTLWKIRKRCRNKMRFVGSCLIETDCDSSSNDVSGESSGGNFSESEKDELRILLLEHDCIPVFIPIDILSGALRFCKEHLWNLFYNIGLWNVDEQREFSWELWNAYVGMNQHYADLAATHGSEDDFFWVHDYKLLMVPHFITRRMKRANIGVFMHAMFPSSNLFLCSAVREAILRSMLCADLIGFQFFDYARHFLTCCKRLLGLDHSSRVGGMLGIEYNGRDVMILLSHSHIQPDLLEFMLDEQSVQELVSSFRAEWQDRFVIASVDRDIRLAGLFLKFKAFRKYLESYPVSRGKVLLVQYVCATDTLWECRREEVVKLLAIVDEINSAYGITHVVLEFNVCPERRFVLFAVADCLLDTSIRGGINMRALEYIYCRRGRSGSVILSEFVGFSKMLLSAIRVNPWHIESVVEALDRAMCYSSEERAEVALHDFEYVMSSDTVAWVDHFVREMHFARKRPDMLHLTWGFGNNYKTYSVPSTFQLLDKDLVLQRYHSSVRRLIMIDCEGTMCPSLWDIPPRSPQDCEQRIRFHLSPMESNVDNIRILSSNPLNIVVAISGRNRDCLETWFPDLPNLGLCAGYGYFYKIPFLTGGKWNCMVENVDDRWKVIALQIMEQYAHRTPGSYIENMDVMVVFQYHHSDPEFSATQSVELLTVLKQVMAPYPVDVQRTKWNVHVCLRGVNKGATLLNIAENYCRIYGDFDFILCVGDHRSDEEMFKALETLEHRVHGAATNIENARRNSGYISVTVGMKPTKAMYYVNDYTEVTDLLSALATFDNNV
- a CDS encoding Rab-GTPase-TBC domain family protein, with product MKSIWPMHRHKDNSICPTSAILNISYYNSNMELKPHDRKRIAKRMIERVSDFERGIMWKIWAHTEEYKERSPRGLYTHLVNFNMCEHDAAIKNDVNRTFPNHSVFNESNYTQQILFNVLRAYAMYNPDVGYCQGMAFIAGMLVIYMDEEDAFYTMISVMEKHDINKFFLPQMKHLEKYCHVLDLYLNRKMNQLYLHLQKNNVNTKIIASQWFLTLFTYSFSVETAAILWDAILAMEDNYVLSIAVAIFKLLEGILINAKQDELQDILKDLTPYVSARVILRHIDKQKYQKETTKLFKHYYQK